A part of Maridesulfovibrio hydrothermalis AM13 = DSM 14728 genomic DNA contains:
- a CDS encoding AraC family transcriptional regulator produces the protein MDVKIWTLDPAKLAYVEHVGPYSEVSKAWEKLCAWAGPNGLFNEKTKFYGVYYDDPGEVAPEALRSEACITIENEIAGTPEVKFKDFEGGKYAVATHLGPYEELVGSWTKFYGEWLPQSGMEHADSPCFEQYLNDPRSTKPEHLVTLLLMPVK, from the coding sequence ATGGATGTAAAAATCTGGACTCTTGATCCCGCAAAACTGGCATATGTTGAACACGTCGGCCCCTATAGCGAAGTTTCCAAAGCCTGGGAAAAACTTTGTGCATGGGCCGGTCCAAATGGTCTTTTCAATGAAAAAACAAAATTCTACGGTGTATACTATGATGATCCGGGCGAAGTTGCACCTGAAGCACTTCGCTCCGAAGCATGTATAACAATAGAAAATGAAATTGCCGGAACACCGGAAGTAAAATTCAAAGACTTCGAGGGTGGCAAATACGCAGTGGCAACACACCTCGGCCCTTATGAAGAACTAGTCGGATCGTGGACAAAATTCTATGGAGAATGGCTGCCCCAGAGCGGTATGGAACACGCTGACAGTCCCTGCTTCGAGCAGTATTTAAATGACCCCAGAAGCACCAAACCGGAACATCTGGTCACCCTTCTGCTGATGCCGGTCAAGTAA